Below is a genomic region from Pyxidicoccus trucidator.
CACGAGACGCGGCGCAGCAGCGGCGCTGGTGGCCTGCGACCAGCGACTCCGCGAAGTCAGCGATTGAGAGGCCCGGCCGCCTGAGCGATACGGGGACGGCAGCCGTGGCCTCGAGGACTTCGCGCGGCCGGTGAAGCTCAGTCCACCTTCGACGTGGAGAACGACGCGCCGGCCATGAAGCGGATGGTGGGCGTGTCCAGGCCGGCGCCCACGCCGGGCCCGCCCATGACGTAGAGGTCCAGCCAGGACAGGGCGTGCTTGCGGATGGCCAGCAGCAGCTCGGCGCCCACGCGGCCTCCGTCGAGCGGCAGGCCCGCGAGCACGCTCACCTCGCCGCGGGTGGAATCACCGGCCCGGGACGTCACGGTGGCCCCCAGCCGCACCTCGCTGCCGATGACGTCCTTCGTCTCCAGGGACAGCATGGTCAGCTCCCGCTTCTCGCGCAGCAGCACGCCGGCCTCGGCGCCCACCTGCCAGCCCTCGGCCAGGTAGCCGAGCTGCAGCCGCGGGTGGATGGCGTACTCGTCGCGTGCCAGCAGCTCCTTGCTGCCCACGGGCAGCGCCGCGGTGACGTCCGCCGCCACCTGCAGGCCGAAGTCCTGGCGCAGCAGCGCCGTGCGCAGGCCCAGCCACGGCGTCCCCATGCCCTGGCCCTCTGGAGGGGCGATGTTCATGAACCGCTCGCCTCCCTGGCTGAGGATGTAGGGCACCTCCGCCGCCAGCTGGAGCCAGTTCGTCACGCCGTAGGCGGCCGTCACGTCCAGGGTGAAGCGGTTCTCCACCAGCCCGGAGCCGCCGCCCGGCTCCCAGCGCGTCTGGAAGAGGAAGGGCAGGTTCTCGTAGTGGCCCTGTACCGCCACGCGGAGCACGCCCTGCGGCAGCGTGCGACCGGTGCCCACCGTCAGTGAACCCAGCGCCGCCGGGTCCAGCTTCAGCCGCTGGAGGTTGAACTGGGGCAGCCCGGTAGCCTGCGCCTGC
It encodes:
- a CDS encoding flagellar motor protein MotB, whose amino-acid sequence is MPFRPSLALLSAVSSLALLLGPASAQAQATGLPQFNLQRLKLDPAALGSLTVGTGRTLPQGVLRVAVQGHYENLPFLFQTRWEPGGGSGLVENRFTLDVTAAYGVTNWLQLAAEVPYILSQGGERFMNIAPPEGQGMGTPWLGLRTALLRQDFGLQVAADVTAALPVGSKELLARDEYAIHPRLQLGYLAEGWQVGAEAGVLLREKRELTMLSLETKDVIGSEVRLGATVTSRAGDSTRGEVSVLAGLPLDGGRVGAELLLAIRKHALSWLDLYVMGGPGVGAGLDTPTIRFMAGASFSTSKVD